A window from Primulina eburnea isolate SZY01 chromosome 2, ASM2296580v1, whole genome shotgun sequence encodes these proteins:
- the LOC140823555 gene encoding basic leucine zipper 43-like, whose protein sequence is MQPGEDTGLQYIFPSNLVAFTTHFGTSSNRLSDPLFQLNINPKVHEFNPQITCLSNNTTSDVAGEHRFSIIDERKQRRKISNRESARRSRMRKQKHLDELWSQVIWLRNENNQLTDKLNHVSEDHERVVRENEQLKEETSELRQMIANMQLNSPYPSMIREFQDILFEILCK, encoded by the coding sequence ATGCAACCGGGTGAAGATACCGGGCTTCAGTATATATTTCCTTCAAATTTAGTTGCATTCACTACCCATTTTGGTACGAGTAGTAATAGATTGTCAGACCCTTTATTTCAACTAAACATTAATCCAAAGGTTCATGAATTTAATCCTCAAATAACATGTTTGAGCAACAATACAACTTCAGATGTAGCAGGTGAACATCGATTTAGCATCATAGATGAGAGGAAGCAGAGAAGAAAGATTTCTAACCGAGAATCTGCAAGAAGATCACGTATGAGGAAGCAGAAGCACTTGGATGAGCTCTGGTCCCAAGTCATTTGGCTACGGAATGAGAATAATCAACTCACTGACAAGTTGAACCATGTGTCGGAGGATCATGAACGAGTAGTGCGAGAGAATGAGCAACTGAAAGAAGAAACTTCCGAGCTTCGTCAGATGATTGCTAATATGCAGCTCAATAGTCCTTATCCCAGTATGATTAGAGAATTTCAAGATATTCTCTTTGAAATTCTCTGCAAATGA
- the LOC140823557 gene encoding LOW QUALITY PROTEIN: pentatricopeptide repeat-containing protein At3g02490, mitochondrial-like (The sequence of the model RefSeq protein was modified relative to this genomic sequence to represent the inferred CDS: deleted 1 base in 1 codon) translates to MRNQWLRLLLLRCQTQYPPHVYRHSQVKPVRSSNSSLLQSPAPFANLNPFIVFRYFSSSPELAVEPQKPPSDQTFVLADIFAKPDKSAEEIKQELDSNSVIFTHDLVLSALRSGHTTPDVARRLFDWVLENDSEKLSSKSYNLMLGILGSNGFVKESWDMISQMKKKGYGVSKGAFVRISDKFEADGLNEDVEKLKDLYASGSASIKINDPRNDSTPHKFSSWVSQIIRREVWGNEVEKRLQESDVEFSGELVTMVLENRELELNKVLIFFRWVEESGLFKHNQSTYNAMARVLCREEYVEKFWMFVNEMRGAGYEMERETYFMVLERFVRSKMMKDAVDLYEFAMTGGNKPSVQDCIFLLKKIVVSKELDMNLFLKVVRIFNESGNVFTDANLNSILKSLTSVGRLTEWKEILEAMEKGGYLPSVSTQCQIAFKLGSGGKSRGAREFMDKMVEAEGGTESSTWVSLVKGYCLARDLDEATCTLRKMVEQQGASSDSERALQLLVGTYCRKNKPLSAYKLVLEMVNDKGLTPRHTTYKELTSTLLLKKRFKEAQDVMGMMKNHGYPPVLDSFVSYLSRIGNAEEAIWFSRALASKRSPSESTYLRLFEAYLKAGRQNEAQDFLAKCPSHIKNHADVLNLFCTMKSGDKARNDGRVL, encoded by the exons ATGAGGAATCAATGGCTCCGATTGCTTCTTCTCCGATGCCAGACTCAATATCCGCCCCATGTTTATAGACATTCTCAGGTAAAACCTGTCCGCTCCTCAAATTCATCACTTCTCCAGTCGCCTGCACCTTTCGCAAATCTGAATCCCTTCATCGTGTTTCGGTATTTTTCATCATCCCCCGAGCTTGCTGTTGAGCCGCAGAAACCTCCCTCCGATCAGACTTTTGTGTTAGCTGATATTTTCGCTAAGCCTGATAAGTCTGCTGAAGAAATTAAGCAGGAGTTGGATTCTAATAGTGTTATTTTTACGCATGATTTGGTTTTGAGCGCTCTACGGAGTGGCCACACAACCCCTGATGTCGCGAGAAGACTTTTCGATTGGGTTTTGGAGAATGATAGTGAGAAACTGAGCTCAAAGTCGTACAATCTAATGTTGGGGATTTTGGGTTCTAATGGGTTTGTGAAGGAATCTTGGGATATGATTAGTCAAATGAAAAAGAAAGGCTATGGTGTGTCAAAAGGC GCATTTGTAAGAATTTCCGATAAGTTCGAGGCCGATGGATTGAACGAAGATGTTGAGAAACTGAAGGACTTGTATGCTTCTGGTTCGGCAAGCATTAAAATTAATGATCCTAGAAACGATAGTACTCCCCACAAGTTTTCTTCTTGGGTTTCTCAAATAATAAGGAGAGAAGTGTGGGGTAATGAAGTGGAAAAGCGGTTGCAGGAGTCAGATGTGGAATTTTCTGGTGAACTGGTTACGATGGTGTTGGAGAATCGTGAGTTAGAGCTCAATAAAGTTTTGATTTTCTTCAGGTGGGTCGAGGAGAGTGGGTTGTTTAAGCACAATCAAAGTACATATAATGCAATGGCTAGAGTATTGTGTAGAGAGGAGTACGTCGAGAAGTTTTGGATGTTTGTGAATGAGATGAGAGGTGCAGGTTATGAAATGGAGAGGGAAACTTATTTTATGGTATTGGAGCGGTTTGTGAGGTCTAAAATGATGAAGGATGCTGTAGACTTGTATGAGTTTGCCATGACTGGTGGGAATAAACCTTCAGTCCAGGATTGCATTTTCCTTTTGAAGAAAATAGTGGTTAGCAAGGAATTAGATATGAATTTGTTTTTGAAAGTTGTGAGGATTTTTAATGAAAGTGGGAATGTCTTCACTGATGCTAATCTAAATTCGATACTCAAGTCTTTAACTAGTGTTGGGAGATTGACAGAGTGGAAAGAAATATTGGAAGCGATGGAAAAGGGTGGTTATCTACCTAGTGTTTCTACTCAATGTCAGATTGCCTTCAAGCTTGGTAGTGGTGGGAAAAGCAGGGGAGCACGGGAATTTATGGATAAAATGGTAGAGGCAGAGGGTGGTACGGAGAGCAGTACTTGGGTTTCTTTGGTTAAAGGATATTGCTTGGCTCGTGATTTGGATGAAGCAACTTGTACGTTACGCAAAATGGTCGAGCAACAGGGGGCCTCATCTGATTCTGAGCGTGCTTTACAATTGTTGGTGGGTACATATTGTCGAAAGAACAAGCCTTTAAGTGCATACAAGTTAGTTTTAGAGATGGTTAATGACAAAGGGTTAACTCCTCGGCATACCACATACAAAGAATTGACGAGCACACTGTTACTCAAAAAGCGTTTCAAAGAGGCACAAGATGTGATGGGTATGATGAAGAATCATGGGTACCCACCAGTTTTGGATTCCTTTGTTTCATATCTTTCTAGGATTGGCAATGCTGAAGAAGCTATCTGGTTTTCACGAGCCCTGGCTTCAAAGAGATCTCCTTCAGAATCTACGTATCTTCGTCTATTTGAAGCATATTTAAAAGCTGGACGACAAAATGAAGCTCAGGATTTCCTTGCTAAATGCCCTAGTCACATAAAGAATCATGCAGATGTTTTGAATTTGTTTTGTACCATGAAATCTGGAGATAAAGCTCGGAATGACGGCAGAGTCCTTTAG